Proteins from one Staphylococcus sp. IVB6214 genomic window:
- the dprA gene encoding DNA-processing protein DprA, which translates to MTNNLTLEQLLLLLVYSGFTTRQIHKFFPNVESIKGNQSTLIDTLESHRDKSIQGKINQLRDIDLRMIEQQLQNEYISIISLNAPNYPPHLKHIYDPPPILFCRGQLQLLTHTQTLAIVGSRKHTQYTNKVLNNIMPHFASAHLTIVSGLAKGADACAHQLAIRHGCSTIGVLGFGHHHHYPKETKSIRDYMDRVHLTISEYPPFVSPAAFRFPERNRLISGLSKGVFITEAKERSGALITVDHALEQNRNVYVLPGDMYNPFTKGNMLRIQEGAEVVLSENDILKDYCQ; encoded by the coding sequence ATGACAAATAACTTAACATTAGAACAATTGCTTTTGCTCTTAGTATATAGTGGATTTACGACACGACAAATCCACAAATTTTTCCCGAACGTAGAGTCAATAAAGGGGAACCAATCGACATTAATTGACACACTAGAGTCACATCGAGATAAAAGCATTCAAGGAAAAATCAATCAATTACGTGATATAGACTTACGAATGATTGAGCAACAACTACAAAATGAATATATCAGTATCATCAGTTTAAACGCTCCGAATTATCCGCCACATTTAAAACACATTTATGATCCTCCACCTATTCTTTTTTGTCGTGGACAACTGCAACTTTTAACACATACTCAAACACTTGCCATTGTGGGTTCGCGCAAGCATACTCAATATACGAACAAAGTATTAAATAATATCATGCCACATTTCGCTTCAGCACATTTAACGATTGTATCAGGGCTTGCTAAAGGTGCAGATGCATGTGCACATCAATTGGCGATTCGACATGGATGTTCGACGATTGGTGTGTTAGGATTCGGGCATCATCATCACTATCCGAAAGAAACGAAGTCCATACGGGACTATATGGATCGTGTCCATTTAACGATAAGTGAATATCCACCATTTGTATCACCAGCAGCTTTTCGTTTTCCCGAAAGGAATCGTCTTATTAGTGGGCTTTCCAAGGGTGTATTTATCACTGAAGCAAAAGAACGGAGTGGTGCACTGATTACGGTCGATCACGCACTTGAACAAAATCGCAACGTATATGTATTGCCGGGTGATATGTATAATCCATTTACAAAAGGGAATATGTTGAGAATTCAAGAAGGAGCAGAAGTCGTCTTGTCAGAAAATGATATTTTGAAGGATTATTGTCAGTAA
- the sucC gene encoding ADP-forming succinate--CoA ligase subunit beta: MNIHEYQGKAIFRSMGVAVPEGRVAFSAEEAVEKAKELDTDVYVVKAQIHAGGRGKAGGVKIAKSLSEVETYANELLGKVLVTHQTGPEGKEVKRLYIEEGADIKKEYYVGFVIDRATDRVTLMASEEGGTEIEEVAAKSPEKIFKETIDPVVGLAPYQARRIAFNINIPKESVNKAVKFLISLYNVFIEKDCSIVEINPLVLTGEGDVLALDSKINFDDNALFRHKDIQELRDLEEEDPKEIEASKYDLSYIALDGNIGCMVNGAGLAMATMDTINHFNGTPANFLDVGGGATKEKVTEAFKIILGDENVKGIFVNIFGGIMRCDVIAEGIVAAVKEVDLTLPLVVRLEGTNVEQGKQILEESGLAIEPASTMAEGAQKIVKLVNEA; encoded by the coding sequence ATGAATATCCATGAGTATCAAGGAAAAGCAATCTTTCGCTCAATGGGCGTAGCAGTACCAGAGGGGCGTGTTGCTTTCTCGGCTGAAGAAGCTGTTGAAAAGGCAAAAGAATTAGACACAGATGTTTATGTTGTTAAAGCACAAATCCATGCAGGGGGCCGTGGTAAAGCAGGCGGTGTTAAAATTGCCAAGTCTTTATCAGAAGTGGAAACTTATGCGAATGAGTTATTAGGTAAAGTTTTAGTAACACATCAAACAGGTCCAGAAGGTAAAGAAGTGAAACGTCTTTACATTGAAGAAGGCGCAGACATCAAGAAAGAATACTATGTTGGTTTTGTTATCGACCGTGCAACAGATCGTGTAACTTTAATGGCGTCTGAAGAAGGGGGAACTGAGATCGAAGAAGTAGCTGCGAAGTCTCCAGAGAAGATCTTCAAAGAAACAATCGATCCAGTGGTAGGTCTTGCACCATACCAAGCACGTCGTATCGCATTCAACATCAATATTCCTAAAGAATCTGTCAACAAAGCAGTTAAGTTTTTAATTTCACTATACAATGTGTTCATTGAAAAAGACTGCTCAATCGTTGAGATTAACCCACTTGTTTTAACAGGTGAAGGAGACGTATTAGCATTAGACTCTAAGATTAACTTTGATGATAATGCATTATTCCGTCATAAAGACATTCAAGAATTACGTGACTTAGAAGAAGAAGATCCAAAAGAAATCGAAGCATCAAAATATGACCTTTCTTACATCGCTTTAGATGGGAACATCGGTTGTATGGTAAATGGTGCAGGTCTTGCAATGGCGACAATGGATACAATCAACCATTTCAACGGTACGCCAGCCAACTTCCTAGACGTAGGGGGCGGTGCTACAAAAGAAAAAGTTACTGAAGCATTCAAAATCATCTTAGGTGATGAAAATGTTAAAGGTATTTTCGTAAATATCTTTGGTGGTATCATGCGTTGTGATGTCATCGCTGAAGGTATTGTAGCAGCTGTTAAGGAAGTAGACCTTACATTACCATTAGTTGTACGTTTAGAAGGTACAAACGTAGAACAAGGTAAACAAATCTTGGAAGAATCAGGCTTAGCGATTGAACCTGCAAGCACAATGGCTGAAGGTGCACAAAAAATCGTTAAACTTGTAAACGAAGCGTAA
- the sucD gene encoding succinate--CoA ligase subunit alpha codes for MSVFVDKNTKVIVQGITGSTALFHTKQMLEYGTQIVAGVTPGKGGQVVEGVPVFNTVEEAKNETGATVSVIYVPAPFAADAILECADAELDLAICITEHIPVVDMVKVKRYLEGKKTRLIGPNCPGVITSDETKIGIMPGYIHKKGHVGVVSRSGTLTYEAVHQLTEEGIGQSTAVGIGGDPVNGTNFIDVLEAFNNDEETKAVVMIGEIGGTAEEEAAEWVKANMTKPVVGFIGGQTAPPGKRMGHAGAIISGGKGTAAEKIKTLNSCGIKTAATPSEIGATLIDAAKEAGIYESLLTVKK; via the coding sequence ATGAGTGTATTTGTAGATAAGAATACGAAAGTTATCGTACAAGGTATTACAGGGTCAACTGCCCTTTTCCATACTAAACAAATGTTAGAATATGGCACGCAAATCGTAGCAGGTGTTACACCAGGTAAAGGTGGACAAGTGGTAGAAGGTGTGCCTGTATTCAACACAGTTGAAGAAGCTAAAAATGAAACAGGTGCAACAGTTTCTGTTATTTACGTACCAGCACCATTCGCTGCAGATGCAATTTTAGAATGTGCGGATGCAGAGTTAGATTTAGCAATCTGTATCACAGAACACATTCCGGTTGTAGATATGGTGAAAGTAAAACGCTACCTAGAAGGTAAAAAGACACGTCTTATCGGACCTAACTGCCCAGGTGTCATTACTTCTGATGAAACGAAGATTGGTATTATGCCAGGGTATATCCATAAAAAAGGTCACGTAGGTGTTGTATCTCGTTCTGGTACATTAACTTATGAAGCGGTTCATCAATTAACTGAAGAAGGCATTGGTCAATCAACAGCGGTTGGTATCGGTGGAGACCCAGTTAACGGTACAAACTTCATCGATGTATTAGAAGCATTTAATAATGATGAAGAAACAAAAGCTGTTGTTATGATTGGTGAAATCGGTGGTACTGCTGAAGAAGAAGCAGCAGAATGGGTGAAAGCAAACATGACTAAACCAGTTGTTGGCTTCATCGGTGGTCAAACAGCACCTCCAGGAAAACGCATGGGTCATGCCGGTGCGATTATCTCTGGTGGTAAAGGAACAGCAGCAGAAAAGATTAAAACTTTAAATAGCTGTGGTATTAAGACAGCAGCAACACCATCTGAAATTGGTGCAACATTAATCGATGCTGCAAAAGAAGCGGGTATTTACGAATCACTTTTAACAGTTAAAAAATAA
- the topA gene encoding type I DNA topoisomerase: protein MAENLVIVESPAKAKTIEKYLGKKYKVIASMGHVRDLPRSQMGVDVEDNYEPKYITIRGKGPVVKELKRHAKKAKKVFLASDPDREGEAIAWHLANILELQDQTDNRVVFNEITKDAVKASFKNPRGIEMELVDAQQARRILDRLVGYNISPVLWKKVKKGLSAGRVQSVALRLVIDRENEIRNFKPEEYWTIEGAFRYQKSKFTAKFLHYKGKPFKLTNQDDVKLITNALDGDRFEVTKVTKKERTRKPANPFTTSTLQQEAARKLNFKARKTMMIAQQLYEGIDLKRGGTVGLITYMRTDSTRISKDAQAEAKSYIENQYGNEYISKSVNKGKQGDQDAHEAIRPTSTLRTPDDVKNYLTRDQFRLYKLIWERFVASQMAPAILDTVAVDLEQGDIKFRANGQTIKFKGFMTLYVEANDDATKEKENRLPKLEEGNEVIATNIDPAQHFTQPPPRYTEARLVKTLEELKIGRPSTYAPTIDTIQKRNYVKSESKRFVPTELGEIVHEQVKEYFPEIIDVDFTVNMETLLDKIADGDIAWRKVVGDFYNSFKQDVARAESEMEKIEIKDEPAGEDCEKCGSPMVIKMGRYGKFMACSNFPDCRNTKAIVKPIGVKCPTCKDGDVVERKSKKNRLFYGCSNYPECDFVSWDKPVGRDCPKCNHYLVEQKKGRTTQVVCSNCDYKEEAVK, encoded by the coding sequence TTGGCAGAGAATCTTGTCATTGTTGAATCGCCTGCAAAAGCTAAAACAATCGAAAAATATTTAGGGAAAAAATATAAAGTCATCGCTTCTATGGGACATGTGCGAGATTTACCGCGCAGTCAAATGGGTGTGGACGTAGAAGATAACTATGAGCCTAAATATATTACAATTCGAGGCAAAGGACCGGTCGTAAAAGAATTAAAACGACATGCAAAGAAAGCAAAAAAAGTTTTCCTTGCAAGTGACCCTGACCGCGAAGGTGAAGCAATTGCATGGCATTTGGCAAATATACTTGAATTACAAGATCAAACAGATAATAGAGTCGTATTCAACGAAATTACAAAAGACGCAGTAAAGGCAAGTTTCAAAAACCCACGTGGTATCGAAATGGAGCTCGTTGATGCTCAACAAGCACGACGTATTTTGGATAGATTAGTAGGATATAACATTTCACCAGTATTATGGAAAAAAGTTAAAAAGGGCTTATCGGCAGGTCGTGTGCAATCAGTGGCACTTCGACTAGTCATTGATCGTGAAAACGAAATTAGGAACTTCAAACCAGAAGAGTACTGGACGATTGAAGGGGCATTCCGATATCAAAAATCAAAATTTACAGCAAAGTTTCTTCATTATAAAGGGAAACCATTTAAGCTGACGAATCAAGATGATGTGAAGTTGATTACGAATGCCTTAGACGGTGATCGATTCGAAGTGACGAAGGTGACGAAGAAGGAACGTACGCGCAAACCTGCGAACCCATTTACGACATCTACGTTGCAACAAGAAGCTGCACGTAAACTGAACTTCAAAGCACGTAAAACAATGATGATTGCGCAACAGTTGTATGAAGGTATCGATTTAAAACGTGGAGGAACAGTTGGTTTAATCACGTATATGAGAACGGACTCAACACGTATTTCTAAAGATGCTCAAGCTGAAGCGAAATCATACATTGAAAACCAATACGGTAACGAATATATTTCTAAGTCAGTCAACAAAGGAAAACAAGGCGACCAAGATGCCCATGAAGCCATTCGCCCAACGAGTACATTGCGTACGCCTGACGATGTAAAGAACTATTTAACACGTGATCAATTTCGTTTGTACAAATTGATCTGGGAACGTTTCGTAGCAAGTCAAATGGCACCAGCTATTCTTGATACAGTAGCCGTTGATTTAGAGCAAGGTGACATCAAGTTCCGTGCAAACGGTCAAACGATTAAGTTCAAAGGTTTCATGACATTGTATGTTGAAGCAAACGATGATGCGACGAAAGAGAAAGAAAACCGTCTTCCTAAACTTGAAGAAGGCAATGAAGTGATTGCGACGAATATCGATCCTGCGCAACACTTCACACAGCCACCACCACGTTATACGGAAGCACGACTTGTTAAAACTTTAGAAGAGTTGAAGATTGGACGTCCTTCGACATATGCACCAACGATTGATACGATTCAAAAACGTAACTATGTTAAAAGTGAAAGTAAGCGTTTCGTACCAACTGAACTGGGGGAAATTGTACATGAGCAAGTGAAGGAGTACTTCCCAGAAATTATCGATGTCGATTTTACGGTGAACATGGAGACACTGCTGGATAAAATTGCTGATGGCGACATTGCTTGGCGAAAAGTGGTCGGTGATTTTTACAATAGTTTCAAACAAGATGTGGCACGTGCTGAGTCAGAGATGGAAAAGATTGAAATTAAAGATGAACCAGCAGGCGAAGATTGTGAAAAATGTGGATCACCAATGGTTATTAAAATGGGACGTTATGGTAAGTTTATGGCATGTTCAAACTTTCCGGATTGTCGAAACACGAAAGCAATCGTTAAGCCAATCGGTGTGAAATGCCCAACATGTAAAGACGGCGATGTCGTAGAACGTAAGTCTAAGAAGAATCGTCTATTTTACGGTTGTTCAAACTATCCAGAATGTGACTTTGTTTCATGGGATAAACCGGTAGGACGTGATTGTCCGAAATGTAATCATTATTTAGTAGAACAGAAAAAAGGTCGTACAACGCAAGTCGTTTGTTCGAACTGTGACTATAAAGAAGAAGCAGTAAAATAA